In bacterium, the genomic window GGAGAGGATGGCTGTCCATATCACGATCTTGGTCGACAATCAGGCCGGTCCCGGCCTGACGGCGGAGCATGGCCTGAGCTTCTGGATGGAGGTCGATGGCAAAAGTATTCTTTTCGACGCCGGGCAGGGCCGTGTTTTCGCGAACAATGCTCAGACGCTCGGCATCGATCTGCACCGGACCGATGCGGTTGTTCTCAGCCATGGTCATTATGATCATACCGGTGGCATTCCCTGGATTCTTCAGGCAGCGCCGCAGGCAGCGGTCTATGCCCATCCGTCCATTCTAAAAGAAAGCTACAGTGTTCGCGACGGCGTTGCCAAACCGGTTTCCATACCCGCCACAAGCCGCGCCAGCCTCGATCAAGCCGGCCGGCAAGTGGTCTGGGTGACAGGACCCCTCACCCTGTTTTCTCAAGTGGAATTGAGCGGTCCCATACCCCGCGACACCGATTTCGAAGACACCGGCGGTCCTTTTTATCTCGATCCGCAGGGAGTGCAATCTGATCAACTGGAGGACGACCTGGCGCTCTGGATTCCAACAACCAAAGGCCTGGTGGTCTGCCTCGGCTGCTGCCATGCGGGTCTGGTCAATACACTGCATCACATCCATCGCCTGTCCGGTCAACAGCCGGTCCACGCCGTGTTAGGCGGATTGCATCTGCTGCAGGCGGGCAGGGAGCGTATGATGCGCACGGTGACCGCGCTGCGCGGCAGGACGCCGGATCGGATCATCCCCTGTCATTGCTCTGGAAAAGAAGCGGTGGCGGAACTGCGGCAGGCCTTCCCCGAACAGGTCACTCCGGGCTATGCCGGCCTGGAGATGCGTTTTGAGTGAACTCATCATGATCGCCCGGGGACTCTTTTCTCAACGTAACCAATTGGATCATTTAAATAAAAAACATTTGCACGATAGGATCGCGTCCTCGGTTGTCAAAACGATCAAATAGGGACCTGAGCCCAATCGCCCGGTTCGCCATCTTGTTCTATAGGCGCCGGGAAGATGGAAAGCGTTTACAAGCTCCGCAACGTGCTGTCCGCGCAGGTTATAAATTTTTATCTCAACCGTGCTTTGTTGCCC contains:
- a CDS encoding MBL fold metallo-hydrolase, which gives rise to MAVHITILVDNQAGPGLTAEHGLSFWMEVDGKSILFDAGQGRVFANNAQTLGIDLHRTDAVVLSHGHYDHTGGIPWILQAAPQAAVYAHPSILKESYSVRDGVAKPVSIPATSRASLDQAGRQVVWVTGPLTLFSQVELSGPIPRDTDFEDTGGPFYLDPQGVQSDQLEDDLALWIPTTKGLVVCLGCCHAGLVNTLHHIHRLSGQQPVHAVLGGLHLLQAGRERMMRTVTALRGRTPDRIIPCHCSGKEAVAELRQAFPEQVTPGYAGLEMRFE